The nucleotide sequence AGCCTCTCCCTCCGGCTCCAGCCCGTGCTTTTCCAGATAGGCAAAGATTTGGGGGAAGCCCTCGTCCGCAGGTTTCTGCAACTGGTTCATGCGAACCGTGAACGGAACATAGACGTAGTGCTGTTCCGGTCTCTCGATCACTTCGGGCAGGGTCATCATGGCCTGTCTCTCCTCCTATCGATCAGAACCCCACCCGTGGCATACGCGCACAAGACTGGGCCGCTGCCGACATAAACAGAGGTCTTTGCCAGCAGCTTTCACTGCGGCAACGATGAGAAACAGCGGATTTCGACGCTCGCCTGAAAAAAGTTCAGCGCTCGTCCGGTGGCGGGACGTTGGTCGAGGTTTTGCACTCGATCAGCCAGGCGTCATAGATCGGGTGATCGACCGCGTTTAGCGCTGGGCTATCCGCAAAGACCCACCCGGTGAAGAGCCGTTTGGCGGTGCCATCGAGATTGCGCTGGTCGACCTCGAGGAAGGCCGAGGTGCGTTGCAACGTATCGTTGGACGGCCGACTGTAACAGGCACGGGGCGTTATCTCGAGCGCGCCGAACAGGACGGTCTCGTCGATATAGACGTCGAAACGGGTAATCCGGCCGGTGATCTTGTCGAGGCCCGCCAACATGGCGACGGGATTGGCGACAGGCTGAGCCGAAACCGGAATCGATGCGGCACCCAGGCCCATCACGAAGAGCGCTCCGATGAGCGCTCTCCCAAACTTACGAGAGAAAAACGGCAAAGGCCGGCGTCCTTATTCGGGCGACCAGGCCTGGTAGTCACCGGTAACGCGCGGGCGCTCACCCTTGTTGAGCAAGCTGCCATCCGGACGATACGCTGCGGCAGTGCCGGTCAGGTTCTTCTGGTGCGGCTTTTCCCAGGCGCGCGGTTCGTACTTGGCTTCGGTCGGCACGAGGTCCGAGCGGTGATGCATCCAACCGTGCCAGCCGGGCGGGATCGTCGAAGCGTCCGCCGGGCCTGCATAGGTAACATAGCGGCGGTCGGTCTTGCGGTCCTGATAGTAGCGATTGCCGAATTCGTCGCTCCCGACATATTCGCCAAACCGCTTGATCCAGAGGCGCGTGCCCCAGGTGTTTCCACCCCACCAGGAGAAGATTTCAGTGAGAAATTGCTTGATACCGGATTTGGCCACGTGTCGATTCCGAGATTGGCAAGTCGATTGGGGTGGGGTTTAGCATGACGCGGCCTATGAGCCTAGCCAAAAGCTGCCACCCGTTGCCCGCTTGAACCGCAAATGTTGGGTGCCGGGAGCGCAATAGTGGCGACTGGCTTGATGATCGCAAGGAGGGGTTTGCCATGAGCCTGCAGAGCTTTCTCCGCATATTTTATGCCTATGTGTTCCTCTTTGATTTCATGCTCGCCTACGCGATCTACACGGCGCTGTTCGCCCTGCATAGCCTCAGTGTCACCGAGATCGGTGTTCTGCTGGCTCTCTGGTCCGGTTCTGCCATTGTCCTCGAAATGCCGTCCGGCGCCTTGTCGGATCACTTTGACCGGCGCGTCCTGCTGATCCTGGCACCCTTGGCAAAGGCGGTGACCTTTATCCTGTGGGCGATCGCAGCCGGCAATTTTTGGCTCTACGGCCTGGGCTTTCTCTTCTGGAGCCTCGCCCAGGCCATGCAGTCGGGTTCTCGAGAGGCCCTGCTTTACGAGCGCATGGCGGCGGAAGGGCGTGGCGATGATTTCGACAGGGTGTTGGGCAGAGACAATGCGGCAGAGGGCCTAGGCATTGGTCTTGGCACGCTCCTGGGCGGCTTTGTCGCCTGGCGGAGCTTTGATTGGGCGATTTGGCTTTCCATTCCGCCGCTGCTTCTAGCAGCGACCCTGGCCTTCTGGCTGAAAGATGTCCGCCGCACCCGTACCGCAGAGACGGAAACCGACACTCCGCCAAGCACCTATATCTCGCACTTCATCGATGCCGTGAACGAGTTTCGCATCCATGCGGATCTGCGTTTCACCACCACATATATCGCGGTCGGCCTGGTGATCTTCGAAATCCTCGAGGAGTTCGACCAGCTCTACTACCTCGCTATCAATGTGCCGATATGGGCCTGGGGTCTCTTGGCGGCCGGTGTTGAAGGCGTTTATGCCCTCGCAAGTCTACACGCCCATCGTCTCTCCGGGCGTCCTTGGCTGGCTTGGTCGTTGCCACTCGCGGGCGGCGCCCTGCTTGTGCTGGCGTCGCTTGGTGCCTCCCCCTTTTATGTGCTGTTGCTTTGCCTCGCCTATGTGCTGGTGGCACCAATGGGCGTTCTGGCCGAAGCGCGTTTTCATCGCGTGATGGACGGGCGGAGCCGAGCAACGACCACCTCCGCCCTGGTGATGGCGGAGAATGTGGTGGGCGTAGTTTTCACCTTGGCATTTGGCGTGTTGGCCGACACGATCGGCATATTGCCGTCTTACGGTTGGGCCGGGCTCGCCATGGCGCCGCTTGCTCTTTGGGTTTTGCGAGGCCAGTCCCGCGGCTTGCGCGCCAGCGACTAGCCACACACAATATGTGGTAGCCCACCGGCTGTGGATAGCGCGAAAATGTGGGTCTTGACAGCAATTTCAGCGACTCGGGCACCACACTTGAGGATGTCAAAACCTCAGCTTTTCCGCGGCTTTAGAGGCAGGAATTAAGGGGTCATAAACGCTTGCAGAGCGCCTTTGGAGCCCTGCGGGACACGCTAAACAGCGTTGTAACTTATCCACGCTATTCCCATATTAAACACTAGATTTTGGGCAATCATCAAAGCTCCGCACAACCCATGGTGTGCCTGCTGGAAAAAATTGATGGCTCGACTCTCGCTCAAATAAGGCTTTGATAGGATTCAAACGCGGCACGAGTCCTCCACCCCACCTCGTGCCCCCCACCGACAGATCAGCTGAGACCACACCATGCGCATAGAACGCCGGTTTACCACTGCCAACGCGGACCGCTACGCCTCGCTCGAGTTCCGCTCCGCGACCAGCGAAATCCGCAATCCTGATGGATCGGTGGTGTTCAAGCTGGAAGACATTGCTGTGCCGGCAACCTGGTCTCAGGTTGCGACCGACATCATTGCGCAAAAATACTTCCGAAAGGCCGGCGTCGCCAAGGTCCTCAAGAAGGTCGAAGAAAATTCGGTGCCGTCCTGGCTGTGGCGTTCCGTCCCCGACGAGGAAGCGCTGGCCAAGCTGCCGGAGAATGAGCGCTATGGCTCCGAAATGGACAGCCGCCAGGTCTTTGATCGCCTGGCCGGCACCTGGACCTATTGGGGCTGGAAGGGTGGCTATTTCGACAGCGAGGAAGACGCCCGCGCCTTCTTTGACGAACTCGCCTATATGCTCGCCTCCCAGCGCGTCGCTCCGAACTCCCCGCAGTGGTTCAACACGGGCCTCCACTGGGCCTATGGCATCGACGGCCCCGGCCAGGGCCATTTCTATGTCGACCCGTTCACCCACAAGCTGGTGCAGTCGAAGAGCTCCTACGAGCATCCGCAGCCGCATGCCTGCTTCATCCAGTCGGTCAATGACGACCTCGTCAATGAAAACGGCATCATGGACCTCTGGGTCCGTGAAGCGCGTCTGTTCAAGTATGGGTCGGGCACCGGCACCAATTTCTCGGCCCTTCGCGGCTCGGGCGAAAAGCTCTCGGGCGGCGGCAAGTCTTCCGGCCTGATGAGCTTCCTCAAGATCGGCGACCGCGCTGCTGGCGCCATCAAGTCGGGCGGCACCACCCGTCGCGCTGCCAAGATGGTGGTTATCGATATCGATCACCCCGATATCGAGGAATACATCAACTGGAAGGTCAAGGAAGAGCAGAAGGTGGCAGCACTCGTCACCGGCTCGAAGGTCGTTTCCAAGCACCTCAAGGCCATCATGAAGGCAGCCGTGAATTGTGAAGGTTCGGGCGACGATTGCTTCGACGTGGCCAAGAACCCTGCCCTCAAGCGCGAAGTGCGCGCCGCCAAGAAGGCACTGGTGCCGGAGAACTACATCTTCCGCGTCATCCAGTTCGCCAAGCAGGGTTACACCGATCTCGAATTCCCCATCTACGATACCGATTGGGATAGCGAAGCCTATCTGACTGTTTCCGGCCAGAACTCGAACAATTCCGTCCGCGTGACCGACGACTTCCTCAACGCTGTCGAGAACGATGGCGACTGGAACCTGATCGGCCGCATCAAGGGCAATGTCACCAAGACGCTGAAGGCGCGCGACCTCTGGGAACAGATTGGTTACGCAGCCTGGGCCTCCGCTGACCCCGGTATCCAGTACCACACCACGATCAACGAGTGGCACACCTCCCCGGCTGCCGGCCAGATCAACGCCTCCAATCCGTGTTCGGAATACATGTTCCTCGACGACACGGCGTGCAATCTGGCGTCCGTCAACCTGCTGCCCTATCGCAACGCCGACTCCACGTTTGACACCGCCGCCTACGAGCACACCGTCCGTCTCTGGACCATCGTGCTCGAAGTTTCGGTCATGATGGCGCAGTTCCCCTCGCGCGCCATTGCAGAACGCTCCTACGAATACCGCACGCTCGGCATTGGCTACGCTAATATCGGTGGCCTGCTGATGACCTCCGGCATTCCCTATGACTCCGCCGAAGGCCGCGCCATTGCCGGCGCTATCACCGCCATCATGACCGGCGTGTCCTATGCGACCTCGGCCGAAATGGCCAAGGAGCTCGGCCCGTTCAAGGATTACAAGCGCAATTCCAAGCACATGCTGCGCGTCATCCGGAACCATCGCAATGCCGCCTACGGCAATACCGATGGCTATGAAGGCCTGTCGATCAAGCCGGTCGCGCTTGATCACGCCAATATCTCCGACGCAGCCCTCAGCGAGCGCGCCAAGCTGGCCTGGGACAATGCCCTCGCCCTCGGCGAACAGCATGGCTACCGTAACGCCCAGGTTTCCGTTATCGCGCCCACCGGCACGATCGGCCTCGTCATGGACTGCGACACCACCGGTATCGAGCCGGACTTTGCCCTGGTGAAGTTCAAGAAGCTGGCCGGCGGCGGCTACTTCAAGATCATCAACCGTGCAGTGCCCCCGGCCCTGCGCACCCTCGGCTACTCGGAAGACCAGATCGCCGAGATGGAAGCCTATGCGGTCGGCCACGGCAATCTCAATCAGGCCCCGGGCATCAACCCGGCGACCCTGCGGACCAAGGGCTTTACCGACGACAAGATCGAGGCGCTCAACGCCGCGATGAAGTCGGCATTCGACATCAAGTTCGTCTTCAACCAGTGGACGCTCGGCGCTGATTTCCTCAAGGGCCTCGGCGTCACCGACGAGCAGCTCAATGACTTCTCCTTTGACCTGCTGTCCTTCCTCGGCTTTGCCAAGAAGGACATCGAGGCTGCCAATATCCACGTCTGCGGTGCCATGACGCTCGAAGGCGCGCCCTTCCTCAAGGAAGAGCACCTGCCCGTCTTCGATTGCGCCACTCCGTGCGGCAAGATCGGCAAGCGCTACCTCTCGGTTGAATCGCACATCCTGATGATGGCGGCCGCCCAGCCATTCATCTCCGGCGCGATCTCCAAGACGATCAACATGCCAAACGATGCGACGGTTGAAGACGCAAAGAGCGCCTACATGCTGTCCTGGCGCCTCGCTCTCAAGGCCAATGCGCTTTATCGCGACGGCTCCAAACTCAGCCAGCCGCTGAACTCGTCCGTTCTGGCTGCCGCCGACGACGAAGAGGATGAAGAGGCTATCGAGAACGTCATCTCGATGACCGCAGACGCGCGCGTCCCGGCGATTGCTGAGAAGATCGTCGAGCGCATCATCGAGCGTGAAGTCGAAATCCGCACCCGCGAGAAAATGCCGGATCGCCGCAAGGGCTATACCCAGAAGGCTGTCGTTGGTGGCCACAAGGTCTATGTCCACACCGGCGAATATGCCGATGGTCGCCTCGGCGAAATCTTCATCGACATGCACAAGGAAGGCGCTGCCTTCCGCGCCATGATGAACAATTTTGCCATCGCCATCTCGATCGGCCTGCAATATGGCGTGCCGCTGGACGAATATGTGGAGGCCTTCACCTTCACCCGTTTCGAGCCTGCCGGCATGGTCATGGGCAATGATCGCATCAAGAACGCGACCTCGATCCTCGACTACGTGTTCCGTGAACTTGCGGTTTCCTACCTCGACCGCGATGACCTGGCCCACGTCAATCCCGACAGCCCGACTTCGCTTGGCAAGGGTGTTGCCGAAGACCAGGGTTCGCGCAATGCAGCCGCCACAGCCCCGGTTCCGGCCGAGCGCTTCGTGTCGCGCGGCATGACCCGCGGCAAGACGGCCAATGCATCCCTGATGCTTGTCCCGACCGCCGAGGCCAGCCGTTATGCGCCTGCCACTTCGACTGGCGCTTCCACCGTCACCTCGATGCGCAGCGCAACGGCCCTCAAGATCGATCCGAGCCCGACGGCCCTCAACGTGGCCGAGCTGTCCCCGATCCCGGCCCCGCCGCCGTCCAAGGACACAGGCCTGCTGCGCGCCGAAGCCCAGATGAAGGGCTACACCGGCGACCAGTGCACCGAGTGCCATAACTTCACGATGGTGCGAAACGGCACCTGCCTGAAGTGCGACACCTGCGGCACGACAACGGGCTGCAGCTGACTTTGAATGGCCCGGTCACGAACGTGACCGGGCCAAACTTTTCTCACCAGGATAGGCAAGCAGGATGTCGAGACGGCCGCGGAGCTAACTGTGATACTGGTTCACAACCAAGCTCCCGTAAACAGGCGGGGGACTTGAGTGACTGACGGCCTCCCTTGTCTCTCCCCCTCGCGACGCGTAACCTCCGACCTAAACAAGCGGAGGAACCATCATGGCCGATTATCACCCCAAGGGCGGCGTGACGCCGTATCTTTCCGTGGACGGCGCCCGCAAGGCTATCGACTTCTACAAGATCGCTTTTGGTGCCGTCGAGCGCGAGACCATGGCGGGCGAGGACGGCCAGCGGCTGATGCATGCGCAGGTCGATATCAACGGCACGCCGATCTTCCTCAGCGATTTCTTTCCCGATTATGGAATGCCGCCGGTCGCCCCGGCCGGGTTCAATATTCATATCCACGTCGATGACGCGCAGACGTGGTGGGACCGTGCCCTTGCCGCCGGCTGCACCGTGACGCAACCGCTGGAAAAGCAATTTTGGGGCGATATCTACGGTCAGCTGAAAGATCCGTTCGGCGTGACCTGGGCGATCGGACAGGCCACGGCCGAGAGCGAGTAGCCCGCTCAGCACCGTGACGATGTCACCATGAAGCCGTCATTGGCTTCCTGGGCATTCGTCTGTGACCGCTAGCTTCAACCGACGCGGCCTGAGCTTTGCAACCTAAGTTAGTGACCACGCGTTTCATGATCTCCTAAAGCAAGGGGATGTCTCGTGGGTATCATCTGGACCATCATCATCGGGCTTATTGCCGGCATCGTGGCAAAATTCATCGTACCGGGAAACCGAGAACCGGCCGGCTTCGTGCTCACGGCACTGCTTGGTGTGGTTGGCGCTTTTGTCGCGGCTTTTCTTGGTCAGGCAATCGGTTGGTATCAGCCGGGAGAAGGCGCTGGCCTGATCGGAGCCATCGTCGGCGCTGTGATCATTCTCGTGGTTTGGGGTTTTATGGCGCGTCGCGCCTGATCAAAGGAACACACTCATGGCAAATCGCTCCCCCTCACTTCTCGCCCTGCTCGGCCTGCTTGCCGTCGCCGGTTATCAGAACCGTGACAAGATCGGTGACGCGCTGAAGGGCCTGCAGACCAATGCCGGCAACGGCCAGCAGCCTGGCGGACTGGAAGCGGCTGGAATGGGCGGCCTTGGCGGCATTCTGGGTGGTCTAGGCGACCTCTTCAGCGGCAAGCCCGGCAATGGCAACATCCTTACCGGTGGCCTTCAGGACCTGCTCGATAATTTCAAGGACAATGGCCAGACCGAAACGGCCGATTCCTGGACCACCCCCGGCGTTCCCACAAAGGGGCTCTCGACAAATGAGGTCGAGGCGGCACTTGGCCGTGACACGCTGACCCAGTTGGCGTCCACCACCGGGCTCTCCTACGATGAGCTGCTGAAGCGCCTCTCCACCAGCATTCCCGAAGCTGTCGACAAGCTGACCCCAGACGGCCGTTTCCCCCAAACGGACGAAGAGGCCCGCGAAAGCTTTTTCCGCACGCTGTAGGCAGGAAATAGCACTCATGGCCCTTGCGGGTCAGCTGTCGTCGCTCACGCGGCCCGGTTCTTCGACCGGGGCGCGTTGCTGTTTGCGTCGTTACCAGCCTGGCAAGCCGAGCTGCTGGGCCTGCTTGCGAACGTCTTCGTCATAGAGTGCGGCACCATCGGCAGCAGAGCGGGTGCCCGAGCCGATTTCGACGGTGATCTGCTCCAGGGCCGGACCCTTGATCGGAGACAGGAACTCGAGCGCTGGGGCGGTATTTCCAGCCTCGAAATAGGGCAGCATGTCTGCAACGCCGCGGGGCACGTCGGCTGGCAGTTCACAGCCATTGACGAGGAACGGGCCGGTAACCGCGCCGCCCTTCACCTGGGAAGCGCACCCTTCCTGGCTCGCGACGAAGGCAACGAAGCGCTTGGCCGCCTCCTGGTTGGTTGAAGCGGCAGGAATATAGATGCCGTTCGGCAGCCAGATGGTGAGGCCGTTGTCCGCAGGGTCATCACCGGGGATGGCGAAGAAGCCCACGTCTTCAACATTGTCGGGATAGTTTTGTGCGACCGTTGCCAGCCCGAAGGTCAGCATCGGGTAGTGGGCGCCCTCGCCCAAGGCGATCATGCGCAGGCCATCTGCCAGTACGGCAGCGCCATAATCCTCGTTGAGGTAGCCCGCTGCGGACAGCTCTGCCAGTTTCTCGAACGAACGGATGCCACCAGGGTCCGTAGCAAATTTGGCTTCGCCGGCCGTGTAGCGGTTGGCGAACTCAGGATCTTTTGACTGGACGTTGTAGTAGTCGCCGAGGAAGAGAACTTGGCTGGTCCAGGTGTCGGTATAGGTCTGGATAACCGGGGCCGCCTTGCCTGCCGCCTTGATTTTCTCACTATTGGCCATGAACTCAGCCCAGCTCTTGGGGATGGACAGGCCCAGCTCTTCGTAGATCGGAATGTTGTAGAAGAAGCCACCGCCCATGGCGTTCTGGATCGGGGCGCCACGCACGGTTCCATCGGGCGCCGTGACGACCAGCTTGAAGGAGTTCTGCACCTCGGCCTGCCAAGGCTCATTGGTCAGATCGACCAGCGACTGGGCGGGATTGATCGCCTGGAATAGCGATCCCGAATTGTAGAGGAAGACATCGTTCATCGAGCCTGTGGCAAGGCGCGTCTTGACCATGTTGTCGCGCTCGGTGCCGCCGGGCCCGATTTCGATTTCGACCTTGATGTCGGGATTGGCGGCCTCGAAGTCTGCTACCAGCTGCTCGGTGACGGCAACGGTCGCCTCGTCGTTACCGGTGAAGAAGCTGATCGTCGTCTGCTGCGCCATGGCGAGGCCGACCATACCTGTTATCGACAACAGGCTGGCGGCAAGTCCGGCGAAGGCTGTTCTATGAAGTCTGATCGTCATCGGGTTCCTCCCTTGAGCCCTTATGGGCGTCATTGGTGCCAGTGAAGTCGGAAACACGCTCTGTGCTTGCCGGGCGCGACCTGGCGGCGCACCGCTTCTCCCTCCGCCGCAGCGATTGCTTCGCCGTCGACGTCTATCTCGAAATACCGGGGAGCGAGGACGAGCTCGCCCAAACTGCCGTCCGGCACCGTGAACTCGTATGTCACCCGATTGCCATCGACGCTCCATGCGGCCTCGATCCGGCCACGCGCACTGTCGTGATGGGCCGAAATGGGGGACAGGCTCGGCACGATAAGCGGCTCGAAAATGACCTTTGCAAACCCGGGCTGGTCCGGATCCGGCCGAAAGCCGGCGACTGCCTCGAAGAGCCACTGGCAGACCGCGCCATAGGCATAGTGATTATACGAATTCATCGTCGGCTCGAAAATCGACCCGTCGGCCTTGATCCCGTCCCAGCGCTCCCAGATCGTGGTCGCCCCGCGCTTCACCTGCGCCAGCCAGCCGGGCACTTCCTCCTGTAGGAACATGCTGGCGGCCAGTTCCGGCTCGCCGATCTTGACCAGAGCAGGCAGCAGCGCCGGCGTACCGATAAATCCGGTACCGATCCGCCCCCTCGCCCGGGCAATTGTCGCCCTGAACCAATTCTTGGCAGCGGCAATGTGCTGGTCCGGGATAAGATCGTGCAAAAATGCCAGGGCATATGAACTCTGGTCGTCATAGAGCAGACGCCCTGCCGGCGTGATGAACTCCTCAGCGAATGCCGACTTTACCGCATCGGCCCGCGCCGCGAACTTGTGGGCCGCCTCGGTGTGTCCGAGCAATGCGGCAATTCGGGCGATCTGGACGGACGACATATAAAGATAGATCGTGGCCGCCGCATCGTCCCCCATGGTCGGCACGGCCTTGAGGAAATCGTTCTGTGGCTACAACCAGTCCCCAAAGGTGAAACCCTTGATGTCCCAGTTTGACGGCGGCCGCACGATCGGCCCGCCGCTGATCGACCAGACAAAATCGTTCCAGCGGGTCATGGCCGGAAAGGCCTCTGCCAGAATGGCACGGTCCCCGTAATGTTCGTAAAGGGTCCATGGAATGACGCTGATGGCATCCCCCCAGCCGGTGGAGCCGGCATAGGCCGGGGTCTCGGGGCCAGCCTTCAAGCGTTGCGGACAGGGGGACACATGGGCAATCGCGCCATCCTCGTCCTGATCGACGATCATCTCGCGCACGAATTTTGTCAGAAAGGCATGACTGTCCGCGAGATAGCAGGCGGTCGGAGCAAAAACCTGCGCATCGCCAGTCCAGCCCAGGCGCTCGTCGCGTTGCGGACAGTCCGTGGGAACGTCAATAAAATTGCCACGCTGCGACCAGATCGTGTTCTCGACAAGCCTGTCGACCAGGGGATTAGCCGACGAAAATGAGGCTGCAGCATGCGGCACTGACGTGATTGGAACCGCGACGATCGTATCCAGCCGCACCCCACCTTCAACCGTTGCCCGAGCATAACGGAACCCCAGAAAGGTGAAGGTTGGGCGGTAGTCTTCAACTGCGCCGCCTGCAAAGGTGTAGTCGATTATCGCCTCTGCACTCCGATAGTTGACGTTGTAGAAATTCCCGTCCTTGTCGAGGATTTCAGCGTGTTCCAGAAGGACGCGGGCTCCTGGCTCGCCCATCCCCACGAAGGCGACGTAGCCGCCGATATTCTGGCCGAAATCGAATATCGTCCGTCCTTCAGCATCGAGCCAGCTGCGGATAGGCACCAGTTCGGCAAGCTCCTGTACGGGCCTGCACTCCTGGGCGATGAGGACCGACTGGTCGAAGTCGAGTATCTGGACCCCGTTGTCGGCTTGCGGCTTTACCCGGGCATCGAATTTTTCGCCGAAATAGATGCCGGATTTGCGCACCGGCGTTTCGCCGCTTAGCCAGCTATCATCTGTTGCGACAATCACCTCGCCCGCGGGATCTCGCCGCAGTTCCGCGAAAGCACCGAGCCTGTCGCCCCAGACATTGTCCAGGTTGGCTCCACCCCAAACCAGAGGGGAGCGGAACCAGCCCTCGCCAAGCCAGATTTCGATCCTGTTCGCGCCCGGTACGAGCAGGTTGGCGACCGAATATTCCTGGAAGGCCAGACGCGCATCGTAGTTCGTCCAGCCCGGGGTCAGAACATCGGCGCCGACGCGCTGGCCGTTGATGAAGGCCCAATATAGGCCCCAGGCGGTAACAATCAGCGTCTCCGTACCGACGACGGTGTCAATCGAGAACTTGGTGCAGACAAATGACCCAGCAGTGCCCACACCCTTGTCCGCAAGCGGGTGGATCATCTTTGCCGCCCAGCCATCTGGGCGTGCGAAAGGGTTCGCGGCCGCGCGCGGCAACGTCGGATCAGACAAGATGGAACTCCTCCGCCCAGCGTTGAACGCCGATGTGCACTGTTATTTGTATAACGTTGTACAGCCGAAATCGGATTGCAAGCGGAAACCGCACGGGCAATTCGTTGCTGGCCGGACACCCCAGCTGTCAGCAGTGCGTTCGCCCGGTGACGTTGGGATCGGGGTAGGACAGTCTTTAAGTGGATTGCTTATCTCCTCGTTTGCTGATGCAAATCGGGGACTGTATCCATGTCGCTGTAACGCGTTATAAAATCGGTCCGGGCTCCACTGCGAATGTACTCCTATCTGCTGCATCGGCTGGGAATGATGGTGCTGACGTTGTGGGCCATCGTCACGCTGACCTTCTTCCTCATGCACGCCGTTCCTGGTGGACCTTTTGTCTCCGAGCGCATGCTGGCGCCCGAAATTGAGGCTGCGCTGAACGCGAAATATGGCCTCGACCAGCCCGTCTGGCAGCAATATCTGAACTATCTCTCGGGCATCTTGCGCCTCGATCTGGGTCCGTCATTCAAATATCCGGGTGTGTCGGTTAATTCGATGATCGCAGCCGGCCTGCCGGTGACGCTGAGCACAGGGCTGCTCGCCATAATCTGCGTCGTTGCGCTGGGCGTGCCGCTCGGCATCGTCGCCGCGCTCAACCGCAACCGCTGGCCAGACACGACGGTCATGATGATTGCCACCCTGGGCGTCGCCATCCCGAGCTATGTGATTGCGACAGTCACGCTTTATGTGTTTGCCCTACGCCTTGGCTGGGTACCGACGTTCGGGCTCGACAACTGGCGAGGCTACATCCTGCCGGTCTTTGCGCTCTCGGGCTTCTGGATCTCCTTTATCTCTCGCCTGACCCGTTCCTCGTTGCTCGAGACGCTCGAGCAGGACTACATGACGACGGCGCGGGCCAAGGGCTTGCGCAAGGGTCAGATCCTCTTCAAGCACGGCCTGCGCAATTCCCTGTTGCCGGTCGTGACCGTCCTGGGGCCGGTCGTCGCCAACCTCATCACCGGCTCATTCGTCATTGAGCAGATCTTTGCCCTGCCCGGCATCGGTCGGCACTTCGTGCTCTCCATCACCAATCGCGATTACACGGCCATCATGGGCATCACGATCTTCTACGCCGCCATCCTGATGGTGATGATCCTGATCGTTGACCTGCTCTATGTCTGGCTCGATCCGCGCATCAAACTCTCCAAGGCCAGCGCATGAGCGATATCGCACGCGAAATGTGGGACAAGGCACCGCCCGCGGCCACAGCCACACCGGTACCGCCGCCAGCACCAACCTATGGGCAGGAAGTGCGCCGACGGCTATGGGCCAACAAGCCCGCCGTCGCCAGCATCATCTTCATCATTCTGCTTGTTCTGGCGGCGTTCTTTGGTCCGTATTTCTCACCCCATACCTATTTCAAGCAGGATCTGAAGCTCGCCAATATTCCCCCGGCGTTCGAGACTTACAGCGTCGTAGACAGCACCGGCGCCACGACGCGGTTTTTCCTCAATGCCTCCAACTTCAACCTCTATGAGGTGGATGCTGACGGGAATGTCCTCGGCCTGCTGCGCGGCGGCCGAAAGGACATGATCAAGAAGGCTCAGCCCTTCGAGTTCGGCGATCTCACCATCACGCTCGACTATTCAAAGCTTCCCGTCCGCCTCATCACTGAGGATGGCGCGGAGGTACGGCCATCGGGCTGGAGCTGGAACAAGACCTATCTGTTCGGCACCGACCAGCTTGGCCGCGACATTCTCGTTCGCCAGCTCTATGGCGCGCAGATTTCGCTGACCGTGGCCTTCGTCGCTACGCTGGTGAACTTCTTCATCGGAGTGTTTTACGGCGGCATCGCCGGTTACCTTGGCGGCCGAGCTGACGCGATCATGATGCGCATCGTCGAGATCATCTCGACCATTCCGCTGACGCTCTATGTCGTGCTCCTGATGGTGGTGTTCGACTCTGGTCTTCTCTCCATCATCGTCGCCATCGGTTCGGTGTTCTGGGTCGACATGGCGCGTATCGTGCGCGG is from Devosia sp. SD17-2 and encodes:
- a CDS encoding DUF2155 domain-containing protein, with amino-acid sequence MGLGAASIPVSAQPVANPVAMLAGLDKITGRITRFDVYIDETVLFGALEITPRACYSRPSNDTLQRTSAFLEVDQRNLDGTAKRLFTGWVFADSPALNAVDHPIYDAWLIECKTSTNVPPPDER
- a CDS encoding NADH:ubiquinone oxidoreductase subunit NDUFA12, with amino-acid sequence MKQFLTEIFSWWGGNTWGTRLWIKRFGEYVGSDEFGNRYYQDRKTDRRYVTYAGPADASTIPPGWHGWMHHRSDLVPTEAKYEPRAWEKPHQKNLTGTAAAYRPDGSLLNKGERPRVTGDYQAWSPE
- a CDS encoding MFS transporter translates to MSLQSFLRIFYAYVFLFDFMLAYAIYTALFALHSLSVTEIGVLLALWSGSAIVLEMPSGALSDHFDRRVLLILAPLAKAVTFILWAIAAGNFWLYGLGFLFWSLAQAMQSGSREALLYERMAAEGRGDDFDRVLGRDNAAEGLGIGLGTLLGGFVAWRSFDWAIWLSIPPLLLAATLAFWLKDVRRTRTAETETDTPPSTYISHFIDAVNEFRIHADLRFTTTYIAVGLVIFEILEEFDQLYYLAINVPIWAWGLLAAGVEGVYALASLHAHRLSGRPWLAWSLPLAGGALLVLASLGASPFYVLLLCLAYVLVAPMGVLAEARFHRVMDGRSRATTTSALVMAENVVGVVFTLAFGVLADTIGILPSYGWAGLAMAPLALWVLRGQSRGLRASD
- a CDS encoding vitamin B12-dependent ribonucleotide reductase, whose product is MRIERRFTTANADRYASLEFRSATSEIRNPDGSVVFKLEDIAVPATWSQVATDIIAQKYFRKAGVAKVLKKVEENSVPSWLWRSVPDEEALAKLPENERYGSEMDSRQVFDRLAGTWTYWGWKGGYFDSEEDARAFFDELAYMLASQRVAPNSPQWFNTGLHWAYGIDGPGQGHFYVDPFTHKLVQSKSSYEHPQPHACFIQSVNDDLVNENGIMDLWVREARLFKYGSGTGTNFSALRGSGEKLSGGGKSSGLMSFLKIGDRAAGAIKSGGTTRRAAKMVVIDIDHPDIEEYINWKVKEEQKVAALVTGSKVVSKHLKAIMKAAVNCEGSGDDCFDVAKNPALKREVRAAKKALVPENYIFRVIQFAKQGYTDLEFPIYDTDWDSEAYLTVSGQNSNNSVRVTDDFLNAVENDGDWNLIGRIKGNVTKTLKARDLWEQIGYAAWASADPGIQYHTTINEWHTSPAAGQINASNPCSEYMFLDDTACNLASVNLLPYRNADSTFDTAAYEHTVRLWTIVLEVSVMMAQFPSRAIAERSYEYRTLGIGYANIGGLLMTSGIPYDSAEGRAIAGAITAIMTGVSYATSAEMAKELGPFKDYKRNSKHMLRVIRNHRNAAYGNTDGYEGLSIKPVALDHANISDAALSERAKLAWDNALALGEQHGYRNAQVSVIAPTGTIGLVMDCDTTGIEPDFALVKFKKLAGGGYFKIINRAVPPALRTLGYSEDQIAEMEAYAVGHGNLNQAPGINPATLRTKGFTDDKIEALNAAMKSAFDIKFVFNQWTLGADFLKGLGVTDEQLNDFSFDLLSFLGFAKKDIEAANIHVCGAMTLEGAPFLKEEHLPVFDCATPCGKIGKRYLSVESHILMMAAAQPFISGAISKTINMPNDATVEDAKSAYMLSWRLALKANALYRDGSKLSQPLNSSVLAAADDEEDEEAIENVISMTADARVPAIAEKIVERIIEREVEIRTREKMPDRRKGYTQKAVVGGHKVYVHTGEYADGRLGEIFIDMHKEGAAFRAMMNNFAIAISIGLQYGVPLDEYVEAFTFTRFEPAGMVMGNDRIKNATSILDYVFRELAVSYLDRDDLAHVNPDSPTSLGKGVAEDQGSRNAAATAPVPAERFVSRGMTRGKTANASLMLVPTAEASRYAPATSTGASTVTSMRSATALKIDPSPTALNVAELSPIPAPPPSKDTGLLRAEAQMKGYTGDQCTECHNFTMVRNGTCLKCDTCGTTTGCS